A window of the Burkholderia sp. 9120 genome harbors these coding sequences:
- a CDS encoding EamA family transporter has protein sequence MQDTTLQPALSPAQPALKPAGSPWAALLCMLSMASVQFGAALSAPTMAAYGSLSTTWLRLSWAALVLALLVRPRLLSYSRAHWFAAGALGAAMAGMTLCFFSALQRIPLGLAVAIDFLGPLAVATFAVRRLRALLWPLLAIAGVVLLSRDRGGWIGEPLGVLLAFGAALGWGSYIVLMKKTGALFAGLEGLSVSLLAAALIATPFGLAQSGGHIAGAQIAATAGLALLVPLLPYALEMVALRRMPAASFGILMSVEPAIGAVAGFVVLHQPMGVLQIAGTLLVVTASVGAVVATG, from the coding sequence GCTAAAACCCGCCGGCTCCCCGTGGGCCGCCTTGCTGTGCATGCTGTCGATGGCGAGCGTGCAGTTCGGCGCCGCGCTCTCCGCGCCGACCATGGCCGCCTACGGATCGCTCAGCACGACGTGGCTGCGACTGAGCTGGGCCGCCCTGGTGTTGGCTTTGCTGGTGCGCCCGCGCCTGCTGAGCTACTCGCGCGCGCACTGGTTCGCGGCCGGCGCGCTCGGCGCGGCGATGGCCGGCATGACCTTGTGTTTCTTCTCGGCATTGCAGCGCATTCCCTTGGGACTGGCGGTCGCGATCGACTTTCTCGGACCGCTCGCCGTCGCCACCTTCGCGGTGCGCCGCCTGCGGGCGCTGCTGTGGCCATTGCTGGCAATTGCCGGCGTGGTGCTGCTGTCGCGCGATCGCGGCGGCTGGATCGGCGAGCCGCTCGGCGTGCTGCTCGCCTTCGGCGCGGCGCTCGGCTGGGGCAGCTACATCGTGCTGATGAAGAAGACCGGCGCGTTATTCGCGGGACTAGAAGGACTGTCGGTGTCGCTGCTTGCCGCGGCGCTGATCGCCACGCCGTTCGGCCTGGCGCAAAGCGGCGGCCACATCGCCGGCGCGCAGATCGCCGCCACGGCGGGGCTCGCGTTGCTGGTGCCGTTGCTGCCGTACGCACTGGAAATGGTGGCGCTGCGGCGCATGCCCGCCGCGTCATTCGGCATCCTGATGAGCGTCGAACCGGCGATCGGCGCGGTGGCCGGCTTCGTCGTGCTGCATCAGCCGATGGGAGTCTTGCAGATCGCGGGGACGCTGCTGGTCGTCACCGCGAGTGTCGGGGCGGTGGTGGCCACGGGTTGA